A stretch of DNA from Chitinophaga varians:
GTGGCCCCGTCCAGGAAAGCGGGATGCAATGCCAGCTCTTTCAGATATTCCGCAGCTTCTTCGCCGAGCTGCAATGCCATCAACTCTTCATCTTTCCGTTGGTAGACAGCGCCTTTCGTTTGCATGAACGGCCCGTGAAAAATAGATACGCTTCTGGCCCATTTATATCCTTCACTCATATCCAAGACGCGTTCGCTGCTGGCGATAAAACCTTTTACATCAAATACCTGATCGTCCTGCTTACCGAAGGGTTCAAGATGGCAACGCATATGTTCTGTCCATGGCCCTGCCGGCTGACCTGGCGTGGGCATTTCCGCCGAACGCGCTGATACTGCGTAATTTCCGGCAGCAACATTGGTGAAAGTAATTTCCAGGTCACGGCAACAGCCGTCTGCCACTGCCAGCGGTTCCAGAAACAACATTTTCTTTACCCTGTAAACGTCGCCAAACATCGCTTTTGCCGCGCGCAGCACCAATTCAATATAATTTACGCCCGGAAGGATGCTAATGCCATAGACCTTATGGTCTCTGAGAATAAAATTGTTAGCGTCCATCTCAATATGAACAGTCCTGTTCTCCATGCTCAACTGAAATTAGTGTTTAGATATTTCATAAATACGGCCTTTGCGATATCACTTTCAACAATATATTTTTCTTCTTCCGGCCAATGCCTTTGTCGTTTAAAGCCAGGTTGTGGCGGAGCAAAAGAAGACACTACACTGGTTGCGGGAATACCTTCATTGCTCAATATAAGATGCCCATTGCTCCCTCCCAGACCGAAAGCACTCACTCCGGCCCTTCTTACACCGTTTACGCCAGGCCATTCTGTCAACACCCTTACCGGATATACCGCAGAATTGTCGAAATCAAATCGGCGATTGGGAGTATTACAATGAAGAGTAGGCGGCAGCTGTCCGGCATTCATCGATAACAATGTTTTAATAACCCCTGCAACGCCGGCAGCACTAAGCAAATGCCCGATATTGCTTTTTACACTGCCAATCCCACAAATTCCCCTGGCAGAAGTATGTGCTTCGAATAACCGGTTAATGGCTTTGAGTTCAATGGGATCTCCTATGTGAGTAGCCGTACCATGCGTTTCAATGTAACTGATGGTGGCTACATCCACACCGGATTTTGCCACTGCACGCTTCAGCAGGTTCAGCTGTGCAGCAGGGTTAGGGGTAGTTACGCCCATCGTATTCCCATCATTGTTAATCGCGGCGCCTTCAATCACGCCGTATATTTTATCGCCGGCCCTGACCGCGTCGTCCAGGCGCTTCAGCACTAATACCCCGCACCCTTCACCCAGACCAATGCCGTTAGCACTTTCGTCAAACGTTTTACTTCTTCCGTCGGGAGAAAGTACGCCGGCAGCGCTGAGCGTAATAAACGTTCTTTCATTGAGGAGAATGTCCACTCCACCAGCCAGCGCCGCTTCTGTTTCTCCGCTAAGCAGGCTATCTACAGCCAGCGATATGGCAGTAACAGCGCTGCTACAACCAGTATCTACCACCATATTAGGCCCGGTGAAATTGTAGATATGCGCTAAGTGTGCGGTGATGAAATTCTGGCCTACACCTACCAGGATATCTTTCGGTAATGCTTTTACCTTATCAGAGAAATTACTCACCCTGCTTCCTGCAAATACACCCACACTTTTACCCCATAGGTCTTTTTTACTGAAGCCGGCATCTGCAAGTGCTTCAGCACTCACTTCCAGCCATTGCCGCTCGAGAGGATCTATATTTTGGGCCAGCGAAGGATGGATACCAAAATAAGCAGGATCAAAGTCTTCAATTCCGTCAAGGAACGCTCCCCACTTACTGATACTTTTCCCATTCGTGGCTCCGCCAGGCGCATAGTGCCTGGCTACAGACCAGCGGCTGGCAGGCACTTCTCTGATACTGTCCCTTCCATTTTTCAGATTCTCCCAGAAGGAAGCAATATCAGGCGCGTCGGGAAAGTGACACGCCATGCCCACCACAGCGATCCTGTTATTGCTGCGATGAGTATTCCCATCTTTTCTACCACTTTCAGCCGCTGTCGTATGTGTCATTTTTTTATTGGTATTAACAGCAATTACCAACTGCTGTTCCTTCCCTCCTCCTTCAGGAAACGAGCCGCTCTTATTGAAACCATTGGCGGCGAGCACCTGCTTCCAGCTGTCAGCTGAAAGCGCCGGACCTCCTTCCATCCTGCGTTCCTCATCTTCAAACAGCCACCAGCCGTCCAGCAACCCGAACGTAAGTGTATTAAACACCGAGTTTACTGCGATCTCGTTCAATAGCAAAAGGCCGTCCGGCTTCATGGTTTTTCGCATATTTTGCAGGCTTACGGCTATGTCCCTGGTAGCATGCACAACATTGGCGGCAATGACTATGTCATAAGTATGTTCCGGCAAATGCTGCGAAGCTGGCGGCTGGCCAATATCGAAAACAGCAGTTGTCAGATAAGGCGCTATTGTCTTATAAGTCTCTTCTGCATAATGTAAAAAGCTTCTGGATACATCTGTGTAAGCGTAAGTGATATAATCGCTATACGGTACCAGTTTTTTAAAGATCAGCTCACTGGTGCCTCCGGTTCCCGCCCCCACTTCCAGTATCCTTATCCGCTCTCCGGGACGCAGTTGCTTCACTCCGGCCTCAACAGCATTGGAGACCGCGTTGGTCAACAATTCGTTGAAATAATCAGCATACCTGTTCCCTTTATAAACTGCCGCTACATATGCCATGTTACCCTCGGGGAACATAACATCTGTTGCTTTCCGCATTCCGGTTATGATCTCAGGGAATGCATCAAGGGACATCTCCAGCAAGTTGAGCACACCTTTAAAGTTGGGATAACGTTCCCTGAGCTGCTGCAGGGCAGCGGTATGACTGTATGTTGCTGTTGTCCCACCCCCGGAGGAAATGCTGACCTGTCCGGTTTCATCCCATACAAGTAGTCCGGCATTGACCGATATCCGGACCAGCTCAGCAAAAAGCCGCTGATATTTATCCACTACTCCCAACGCCTTTCTCAATCCGGTAACGGTATGATAGCGATGGTCCCTGATTCCAAGGTCCAGTAGTATTTTAAGTATACTTTTTTCACAAAGCTGTTGCAAGCCGTCATCAAAGCCACTATCCATCTGTAAAGGGAGTAGGCCTCCATCATTCCCGGAACTAATTGCGCTGATATCCAGTTCTGACAGCACACTGCCTTTTGTTTTATTCACAGGATCTGTTACATCTGCTTTTTCTGTCTGCACCGTCTCAGAAAAAGATATATCCTGCCCGTTCATCAAGGCTAATAACCCCTCAGGGCACTGTTCTTTCAGATACCCGGCCAGCAGGTTTATGGTTGGGTATTCCAAAATAACGTTAGGAGACACCGCCATGCCGTTTAATTGTGTTTCCAAACGTTTAACCAATAATGACAATACAATGGAATCAACTCCATATTCCTGGAAATTGGTATCGTTATCCAGAATACGGGGATCCATCCGTAACACTATGCCGACCTGGCCTTTCAACCAGTCGGTAATATCCGGGGACTGCCGGTCGTTGTGCATGGCAGATGGCTCTTGTATACTGGTTTTTTCAGGAATAGTAATCGCTGTTATGCTATCAAATTTGGCAGGGTCGTATACTGCTGAAAAAACAACCGGCGGGCATTCATCGTTCATCAGAATACAGTCCAGTATCTCCAATGCCTCCTTATTGGTCATTGACAAAAAACCCAACTCGCCATAAAGGCCGCCTTTCATTTCCCCGATACCCGCTTCTTTCCAGCTCGACCATTGTACACTGGTATAGCGATAACCTTGCTGCCGGCGGAAGGCAGCGAAATTGTCCATAAAGCTGTTGGCCATGACATAGTCACTGAACCCCGCTCCCAGCCTTGGTACAACGGAAGACAATGAAGAGAACAATACGGCAAAGTCCAAATCGTTTCCCTGCAGCAGTTCATGCAGATTTTCCAATCCTTGTACTTTAGGGACCTGTAATGCTGTTATATCTGCTCTGGTTTTATCAATGAATGCATAGGTGTGGTCGTCCACATACCCGGCGGCATGCAGCAGCCCTTTAACAGGGCCCCATACACGCTGTATGTTATCCAGGTATTCACGGAGCTTCTCTTTTTCAGTAAGCGGTATATTCACCACTTCCACTACCGCCCCTGCAGCTTCCAGGGAAAGGACATCCCTGATTTTTTGGCCAGTCCTGCTATTTTCCTGTTTTCTTTCTTCCCAGCTATCCCTGTCGGGTAAAACTTC
This window harbors:
- a CDS encoding beta-ketoacyl synthase N-terminal-like domain-containing protein — translated: MKHGLLPGNPHLQQANEYIKLEGSIFRLSASPERWEDKSSLPLVAGVSSFGFGGANAHVVIEAYDRPGAVAHKTDVHPVMVVLSARNQERLSVLANNLLVYLEGAPDIDLRALGYTLQTGRDALEERLAMVVTDHSALQGLLRQYLSGETGDYFTGNTKKERTDFLLEGGAGRAYIDYALTHREHRSLARLWVRGIIPDWKQLYADNKPVKISLPGYPFARERYWIPANEATMRSATKYEEKSSIEKIITAYAETWVPAILDNNMEQNARVLVLTNGFSKGLITALRNTLGAIEVVSSVSDFVGTMETVTGLIDLTPLEAGHPVNYEWITLLQKVITTATAASLKLMIVNEEQTDGDHIRGADRFGLYGMLQAEYSKVHSQHVRLPAGLADIDKSRLITTAYASRNAGTKVRYHNESWHVPQLKEIRLEKALKRHCSGPVMITGGTRGIGMACARHLVTAHNIKNLILLGREVLPDRDSWEERKQENSRTGQKIRDVLSLEAAGAVVEVVNIPLTEKEKLREYLDNIQRVWGPVKGLLHAAGYVDDHTYAFIDKTRADITALQVPKVQGLENLHELLQGNDLDFAVLFSSLSSVVPRLGAGFSDYVMANSFMDNFAAFRRQQGYRYTSVQWSSWKEAGIGEMKGGLYGELGFLSMTNKEALEILDCILMNDECPPVVFSAVYDPAKFDSITAITIPEKTSIQEPSAMHNDRQSPDITDWLKGQVGIVLRMDPRILDNDTNFQEYGVDSIVLSLLVKRLETQLNGMAVSPNVILEYPTINLLAGYLKEQCPEGLLALMNGQDISFSETVQTEKADVTDPVNKTKGSVLSELDISAISSGNDGGLLPLQMDSGFDDGLQQLCEKSILKILLDLGIRDHRYHTVTGLRKALGVVDKYQRLFAELVRISVNAGLLVWDETGQVSISSGGGTTATYSHTAALQQLRERYPNFKGVLNLLEMSLDAFPEIITGMRKATDVMFPEGNMAYVAAVYKGNRYADYFNELLTNAVSNAVEAGVKQLRPGERIRILEVGAGTGGTSELIFKKLVPYSDYITYAYTDVSRSFLHYAEETYKTIAPYLTTAVFDIGQPPASQHLPEHTYDIVIAANVVHATRDIAVSLQNMRKTMKPDGLLLLNEIAVNSVFNTLTFGLLDGWWLFEDEERRMEGGPALSADSWKQVLAANGFNKSGSFPEGGGKEQQLVIAVNTNKKMTHTTAAESGRKDGNTHRSNNRIAVVGMACHFPDAPDIASFWENLKNGRDSIREVPASRWSVARHYAPGGATNGKSISKWGAFLDGIEDFDPAYFGIHPSLAQNIDPLERQWLEVSAEALADAGFSKKDLWGKSVGVFAGSRVSNFSDKVKALPKDILVGVGQNFITAHLAHIYNFTGPNMVVDTGCSSAVTAISLAVDSLLSGETEAALAGGVDILLNERTFITLSAAGVLSPDGRSKTFDESANGIGLGEGCGVLVLKRLDDAVRAGDKIYGVIEGAAINNDGNTMGVTTPNPAAQLNLLKRAVAKSGVDVATISYIETHGTATHIGDPIELKAINRLFEAHTSARGICGIGSVKSNIGHLLSAAGVAGVIKTLLSMNAGQLPPTLHCNTPNRRFDFDNSAVYPVRVLTEWPGVNGVRRAGVSAFGLGGSNGHLILSNEGIPATSVVSSFAPPQPGFKRQRHWPEEEKYIVESDIAKAVFMKYLNTNFS